In a genomic window of Pseudoxanthomonas sp. Root65:
- a CDS encoding methylmalonyl-CoA mutase family protein — MSTPASQFPAAQADTTPLRFVTAASLFDGHDAAINIMRRLIQGEGAEVIHLGHNRSVEDVVRAALQEDADGIALSSYQGGHVEYFKYMVDMLKERGAGHVRVFGGGGGTITPEEIAELQAYGVERIYHPNDGMKMGLVEMIQDVVSRASTARDSRFGIRDSQRQTQQPSVRDEASIGRMLSAIEDGAFSEAELVLLRKGWATARSSESRIPHPESRPTTPVVGITGTGGAGKSSVTDELMNRFLSCFPQMHIAVISVDPTRRRTGGALLGDRIRMNALRSERIYMRSMATRRQHVATNAVLKDCIAFLKSLGFDLVIVETAGIGQSDSEIVDLVDFPMYVMTSDYGAASQLEKIDMIDFAELIVLNKYDKRGAEDALRDVRKQWKRNRVAFQTPDADVPVYPTIASQFNDPGVSWMFANLCRLLREKLQLPAEKWTPALDTTLKEPRATVLIPGSRVRYLAEIAEQGRGINRRIETEAETASRAQHYWNALKDLDDPALPKALALYSADAVVGATSVATHVAPTEAQPVDRSLLTLRQRYNDAIQSLSSEALKLLREWPARHKAVTDPVNEYQVRGKTIRIDNYTTSLSHQQIPKIAPPPYQGWGELLTFLQKENLPGSYPYTGGVYPYRRTGEDPIRMFAGEGTPERTNRRFHYLSVGQPAARLSTAFDSVTLYGEDPAPRPDIYGKIGNSGVNIPTLDDMKKLYSGFDLCAPTTSVSMTINGPAPMILAMFMNTAIDQQVEKYLKADDARWAEAQQKIDAFFAGRVRPQYHGELPPTNTGLGLGLLGITGDQLVDAETYARIKAETLATVRGTVQADILKEDQAQNTCIFSTEFALRMMGDIQQYFVDNAVRNFYSVSISGYHIAEAGANPISQLAFTLSNGFTIVEYYLARGMKIDDFAPNLSFFFSNGMDPEYTVIGRVARRIWARAMRERYGANERSQMMKYHIQTSGRSLHAQEIQFNDIRTTLQALYALFDNCNSLHTNAYDEAITTPTEESVRRAVAIQMIINKELGLNFNENPWQGSFVVDQLTDIVEEAVYKEFEAISERGGVLGAMDTMYQRGKIQEESLYYEHKKHDGSLPLVGVNTFLPREHGGEIATEIELIRSTEEEKAQQIANVRAWQASRNALAPEGETDHSHAAAMEEHAEPEVHDGHGLAYLQRAARERRNVFEALIEAVKTHSLGQISHALYDVGGEYRRNM; from the coding sequence GTGAGCACACCCGCCAGCCAGTTTCCCGCCGCCCAGGCCGACACCACGCCGCTGCGCTTCGTCACCGCCGCCAGCCTGTTCGACGGGCACGACGCCGCCATCAACATCATGCGCCGCCTGATCCAGGGCGAGGGCGCGGAAGTCATCCACCTGGGCCACAACCGCAGCGTCGAGGACGTCGTCCGCGCCGCGCTGCAGGAAGACGCCGACGGCATCGCACTGTCCAGCTACCAGGGCGGCCACGTCGAGTACTTCAAGTACATGGTCGACATGCTGAAGGAACGCGGCGCCGGCCATGTGCGCGTGTTCGGCGGCGGCGGCGGCACCATCACTCCGGAAGAAATCGCCGAGCTGCAGGCCTACGGTGTGGAACGCATCTACCACCCCAACGACGGCATGAAGATGGGGCTGGTGGAGATGATCCAGGATGTGGTGAGCCGTGCCAGCACGGCCCGGGATTCGCGATTCGGGATTCGGGATTCGCAAAGGCAAACGCAACAACCGAGCGTGCGGGACGAAGCCAGTATCGGTCGCATGCTCAGTGCGATCGAAGATGGCGCCTTCTCTGAGGCCGAGCTGGTTCTCCTTCGCAAGGGGTGGGCCACTGCACGCTCCAGCGAATCACGAATCCCCCATCCCGAATCCCGCCCGACCACCCCGGTGGTCGGGATCACCGGCACCGGTGGCGCCGGCAAGTCGTCGGTCACCGACGAACTGATGAACCGCTTCCTGTCGTGCTTCCCGCAGATGCATATCGCGGTGATCTCGGTCGATCCCACCCGTCGCCGCACCGGCGGCGCGCTGCTCGGCGACCGCATCCGCATGAACGCGCTGCGCAGCGAGCGCATCTACATGCGTTCGATGGCCACGCGCCGCCAGCACGTGGCCACCAATGCGGTGCTGAAGGACTGCATCGCGTTCCTGAAGTCGCTCGGCTTCGACCTGGTGATCGTCGAGACCGCCGGCATCGGCCAGAGCGATTCGGAGATCGTCGACCTGGTCGACTTCCCCATGTACGTGATGACCAGCGACTACGGCGCGGCCAGCCAGCTGGAGAAGATCGACATGATCGACTTCGCCGAACTGATCGTGCTGAACAAGTACGACAAGCGCGGTGCCGAGGACGCGCTGCGCGACGTGCGCAAGCAGTGGAAGCGCAACCGCGTGGCGTTCCAGACGCCGGATGCCGACGTGCCGGTCTATCCCACCATCGCCAGCCAGTTCAACGACCCCGGCGTCAGCTGGATGTTCGCCAACCTGTGCCGCCTGCTGCGCGAGAAGCTGCAGCTGCCGGCGGAGAAGTGGACCCCCGCCCTCGACACCACCCTGAAGGAACCGCGCGCCACCGTGCTGATCCCCGGCAGCCGCGTGCGCTACCTGGCCGAGATCGCCGAACAGGGCCGCGGCATCAACCGCCGCATCGAGACCGAAGCCGAGACCGCCAGCCGCGCGCAGCATTACTGGAATGCGTTGAAGGATCTGGACGATCCGGCGTTGCCGAAGGCGTTGGCGTTGTACTCGGCGGACGCAGTCGTGGGAGCAACGTCAGTCGCGACTCACGTCGCTCCCACGGAAGCGCAACCCGTCGACCGTTCCCTGCTCACCCTCCGCCAGCGCTACAACGACGCCATCCAGTCGCTCTCCTCCGAGGCGCTGAAGCTGCTGCGCGAGTGGCCCGCCCGGCACAAGGCGGTCACCGACCCGGTCAACGAATACCAGGTGCGCGGCAAGACCATCCGCATCGACAACTACACCACCTCGCTCAGCCACCAGCAGATCCCCAAGATTGCGCCGCCGCCCTACCAGGGCTGGGGTGAACTGCTGACCTTCCTGCAGAAAGAGAATCTTCCCGGCAGCTATCCGTATACCGGCGGCGTGTATCCGTACCGCCGCACCGGTGAGGATCCCATCCGCATGTTCGCCGGCGAAGGCACGCCGGAGCGCACCAACCGCCGCTTCCATTACCTCAGCGTCGGCCAGCCGGCCGCGCGCCTGTCCACCGCCTTTGACAGCGTCACCCTGTACGGCGAAGACCCGGCGCCGCGCCCGGACATCTACGGCAAGATCGGCAATTCCGGCGTCAACATCCCCACGCTGGACGACATGAAGAAGCTGTACTCCGGCTTCGACCTGTGCGCGCCCACCACCAGCGTGTCGATGACCATCAACGGCCCCGCGCCGATGATCCTGGCGATGTTCATGAACACCGCCATCGACCAGCAGGTGGAGAAGTACCTGAAGGCCGATGACGCGCGCTGGGCCGAGGCGCAGCAGAAGATCGATGCGTTCTTCGCCGGGCGCGTGCGTCCGCAGTACCACGGCGAACTGCCGCCCACCAACACCGGCCTGGGTCTGGGTCTGCTGGGCATCACCGGCGACCAGCTGGTGGACGCCGAAACCTACGCGCGCATCAAGGCCGAGACCCTGGCCACCGTGCGCGGCACGGTGCAGGCCGACATCCTGAAGGAAGACCAGGCGCAGAACACCTGCATCTTCAGCACCGAGTTCGCCCTGCGCATGATGGGCGACATCCAGCAGTATTTCGTCGACAACGCGGTGCGCAACTTCTACTCGGTGAGCATCAGCGGCTACCACATCGCCGAGGCAGGGGCGAACCCGATCAGCCAGCTCGCCTTCACCCTGAGCAACGGCTTCACCATCGTCGAGTACTACCTGGCGCGCGGCATGAAGATCGACGACTTCGCGCCCAACCTGTCGTTCTTCTTCAGCAACGGCATGGACCCCGAGTACACCGTCATCGGCCGCGTCGCACGCCGCATCTGGGCGCGTGCCATGCGCGAGCGCTATGGCGCCAACGAGCGCAGCCAGATGATGAAGTACCACATCCAGACCTCCGGCCGCTCGCTGCACGCGCAGGAGATCCAGTTCAACGACATCCGCACCACGCTGCAGGCGCTGTACGCACTGTTCGACAACTGCAACAGCCTGCACACCAACGCCTACGACGAGGCGATCACCACGCCCACCGAAGAAAGCGTGCGCCGTGCGGTCGCCATCCAGATGATCATCAACAAGGAGCTGGGGCTGAACTTCAACGAGAACCCCTGGCAGGGCAGTTTCGTCGTCGACCAGCTGACCGACATCGTGGAAGAGGCGGTCTACAAGGAATTCGAGGCGATCAGCGAGCGCGGCGGCGTGCTCGGCGCCATGGACACCATGTACCAGCGCGGCAAGATCCAGGAAGAGTCGCTGTACTACGAGCACAAGAAACACGACGGCAGCCTGCCGCTGGTGGGTGTCAACACCTTCCTGCCGCGCGAGCACGGCGGCGAGATCGCCACCGAGATCGAGCTGATCCGTTCGACCGAGGAAGAGAAGGCCCAGCAGATCGCCAACGTCCGCGCCTGGCAGGCCAGCCGCAACGCGCTGGCGCCGGAAGGCGAGACCGACCACAGCCACGCCGCCGCGATGGAAGAACATGCCGAGCCCGAGGTGCACGACGGTCACGGCCTGGCCTACCTGCAGCGCGCCGCCCGCGAGCGCCGCAACGTGTTCGAGGCCCTGATCGAGGCGGTGAAGACGCACAGTCTGGGGCAGATCAGCCACGCGCTGTACGACGTGGGCGGCGAGTACCGGCGCAACATGTAA
- a CDS encoding Pvc16 family protein, translated as MSSHEVIALVTDVLRGQLASALPPGTQVIVQAPSPDAPAREGLFVHLLRIALAKARRNEVMERRVGASTLLPPLELELDYLVAGLGGEALVELALLDATLQSVSERPMRLHETLGEGLSQPARWASLASGSLTVRWLLLDVPLEQMAGLWAASGIRQRAGLLVRAEVQWRAEPPSPAPVIGV; from the coding sequence ATGTCGTCCCATGAAGTCATCGCGCTGGTCACCGACGTACTGCGCGGGCAGCTGGCGTCGGCGTTGCCGCCCGGGACGCAGGTGATCGTGCAGGCGCCGTCCCCCGACGCGCCCGCGCGGGAGGGCCTGTTCGTCCACCTGCTGCGGATTGCGCTGGCGAAAGCGCGGCGCAACGAGGTGATGGAGCGGCGGGTGGGCGCAAGCACCTTGCTGCCGCCGCTGGAACTGGAACTGGACTATCTGGTGGCCGGCCTGGGCGGCGAGGCGCTGGTCGAGCTGGCCCTGCTGGACGCCACGCTGCAGTCGGTCTCCGAGCGCCCGATGCGCCTGCACGAGACGCTGGGCGAAGGCCTGTCGCAGCCTGCGCGCTGGGCGTCGCTCGCCTCCGGATCGTTGACGGTGCGCTGGCTGTTGCTGGATGTGCCGCTGGAGCAGATGGCCGGCCTGTGGGCCGCGTCCGGGATACGGCAGCGGGCAGGGCTGTTGGTCAGGGCCGAGGTGCAATGGCGCGCGGAGCCGCCGTCACCGGCGCCGGTCATCGGGGTCTAA
- a CDS encoding type II toxin-antitoxin system RelE/ParE family toxin, with protein MSDAPSRTRAASLSPLDREDLHIKRHERSIGSLVSLLVHVLFLAALLYSSRITLSQPESSSAGGARVKVDFLGDPTDATPNPPVPPTGTPTPSERPTPRKPLVTTAVTSPVDTTRVTEAENPVAPDEAQPQPPASQQAIAPPQDRPPSSPPAWRRSAQWGQPPGMLAQDTAPENYGPTAGSGQRQGNQQGNAATPSMEVDGHQIYYDLRNELRIAEWQAQGMKEIAFPLPGRRDLMVCALEIVATRGSGGCRLAQPGDPDLAAIGDARDVVNVMRIYRRGELIWRGPGVYR; from the coding sequence ATGAGTGACGCGCCAAGCCGCACGCGCGCGGCGTCGCTGAGTCCGCTGGACAGGGAAGACCTCCACATCAAACGGCACGAGCGCAGCATCGGCTCCCTCGTCAGCCTGCTGGTGCACGTCCTGTTCCTGGCCGCCCTGCTGTACTCCTCCAGGATCACCCTGTCCCAGCCCGAGAGCAGCAGCGCCGGCGGCGCGCGCGTCAAAGTCGACTTCCTGGGCGACCCCACCGACGCCACCCCCAACCCGCCCGTTCCCCCGACCGGCACCCCGACCCCCAGCGAACGCCCCACACCCCGCAAACCCCTGGTCACCACCGCCGTCACCTCCCCGGTGGACACCACCCGCGTGACCGAGGCCGAGAACCCCGTCGCCCCCGACGAAGCCCAACCCCAGCCCCCCGCCAGCCAACAGGCCATCGCCCCGCCCCAGGACCGCCCCCCGTCCAGCCCACCCGCCTGGCGCCGCTCCGCCCAATGGGGCCAGCCCCCCGGCATGCTCGCCCAGGACACCGCCCCCGAGAACTACGGTCCCACCGCCGGCAGCGGCCAACGCCAGGGCAACCAGCAGGGCAACGCCGCCACCCCCAGCATGGAAGTGGACGGCCACCAGATCTACTACGACCTGCGCAACGAACTGCGCATCGCCGAATGGCAGGCCCAGGGCATGAAGGAAATCGCCTTCCCCCTGCCCGGCCGCCGCGACCTGATGGTCTGCGCCCTGGAGATCGTGGCCACCCGCGGCTCCGGCGGCTGCCGCCTGGCCCAACCCGGCGACCCCGACCTGGCCGCCATCGGCGACGCCCGCGACGTGGTGAACGTCATGCGCATCTACCGCCGCGGCGAACTGATCTGGCGCGGGCCCGGGGTGTACCGGTAA
- a CDS encoding SIR2 family protein: MVHRIEAFGLSVTDAALVVRAAALGEYSLLLGAGFSLGAKNSAKKNLPTSKGLAEELKQEFSLLLDVATAADLPLAYEDAVYKVGIERVSSFLRRRLTGCSPSWHGVVSSIEWWRVWTLNIDDLISAVFATKKIREIDFKERYRVRNDQDGLQVVYLHGRALNQGSKVFSLHEYAEALRGEGYWHTAFFTEFKERPIIACGASLIGEVDLARTLRAKNESRLMNGTPSIAIVKDVDAASAERLRDRLGLIPIGVSGEDFFGALAADVADYVLSNPELLPKSVDPNKARAFGRQFRLLLADSPGRSPPRQDFYAGDEPLWSDIVSERDAVLSFSGRIVESLRLGLRDGSPAVGLYGDAGCGKTTTLLRVARELSPIPVYIFTGDDDVDVDACLECLSSRSAVLIFDEMADIGVAVSDLARKAQKRRLKIGVIFSDRSRRQKGLLPQFSDISSLTWVDHSELTPADAIAVIEKRRAAKRLGSMGSWPTSEIRKVFINKHHGSLLSSLSDVDIGNGFDARLLELAKIIDGNDDLRHLVFAISQTHRWGYPLPLHFASAVSGIPSEVIVKYCLDDGVLSDILFVERRGIRFRHRILAERVFERNRNFDLMAAVARDLVAAISPVVNIQAIQAKSYAHRICKVLMERRSVYATLGGDIDKARDWYGSVEPFFGWNSRFWEQRALLELEAYNYSAAYSFSRAAVDKERHAFPLTTFGTTCLIIAGHRGEYSLDEAFKFYKEGEAALQLAMVEGRFQPETLLKPVETFFLHAERLWPLLSQRPDMRRRVQDDWRQWLRHAEDVGYFRHKPELEAEYQGWLLKTALK; encoded by the coding sequence ATGGTGCACAGGATTGAGGCATTCGGATTAAGCGTCACTGATGCTGCGCTCGTCGTTCGAGCCGCGGCGCTCGGTGAATACTCGTTGTTACTTGGAGCGGGATTCTCTCTTGGTGCAAAAAACAGCGCAAAGAAGAATTTACCTACATCTAAAGGGCTTGCAGAGGAGTTAAAACAGGAGTTCTCCCTGCTGCTAGATGTTGCTACCGCCGCAGATCTCCCTCTTGCCTATGAAGATGCTGTTTACAAAGTAGGCATTGAGAGAGTTTCTAGTTTCTTGAGGAGGAGACTCACCGGGTGCTCGCCATCATGGCATGGAGTTGTGTCTTCTATAGAGTGGTGGAGGGTATGGACACTTAATATAGATGATTTAATTTCTGCCGTCTTCGCAACCAAGAAAATAAGAGAAATTGATTTTAAAGAAAGGTACCGGGTTAGGAACGACCAGGATGGTCTTCAGGTTGTATATCTGCATGGTAGAGCATTAAATCAGGGGTCAAAAGTTTTCTCCCTTCACGAATATGCGGAGGCTCTTCGGGGTGAGGGTTATTGGCACACGGCATTCTTCACTGAGTTCAAAGAGCGGCCGATTATTGCTTGTGGAGCCTCGTTGATAGGCGAGGTTGATCTTGCGCGAACTTTGCGCGCTAAGAATGAGTCCCGTCTAATGAACGGAACTCCTTCAATTGCAATCGTAAAAGACGTTGATGCCGCATCTGCTGAAAGACTGCGCGATAGGCTCGGACTCATCCCGATCGGAGTGAGTGGTGAAGATTTCTTCGGTGCGCTCGCTGCCGATGTGGCTGACTACGTACTGAGTAACCCCGAGCTCCTTCCAAAATCTGTAGATCCGAACAAGGCGAGAGCTTTTGGTCGGCAGTTTAGGCTCTTGTTGGCGGACAGTCCGGGACGATCTCCTCCACGGCAGGATTTTTATGCTGGAGACGAGCCGTTGTGGAGCGACATAGTTTCCGAAAGAGATGCAGTGCTTTCCTTCTCCGGAAGGATAGTTGAATCTCTTCGCTTAGGTCTTCGAGATGGCTCGCCGGCTGTTGGTTTGTACGGGGACGCTGGTTGCGGAAAGACCACAACGCTTCTTCGCGTAGCTAGGGAGTTGAGTCCGATCCCTGTCTACATTTTTACTGGCGATGATGATGTGGATGTAGATGCTTGTCTCGAGTGTCTTTCGTCGCGTAGTGCCGTTCTAATTTTTGACGAGATGGCGGATATCGGAGTGGCTGTATCGGATCTTGCTAGGAAAGCTCAGAAGCGACGGCTGAAGATTGGCGTCATCTTTTCTGACAGAAGTCGTCGACAGAAAGGATTGCTTCCACAGTTCTCAGATATTAGTTCGCTGACCTGGGTCGATCACAGTGAATTGACGCCTGCGGATGCAATTGCAGTCATTGAAAAGAGAAGAGCGGCGAAGCGGCTAGGCTCGATGGGATCATGGCCAACATCTGAAATAAGAAAAGTATTCATAAATAAGCATCACGGAAGCCTTTTGTCCTCTCTTTCTGATGTGGATATAGGTAACGGGTTTGATGCGCGGTTGCTGGAGCTTGCAAAGATTATCGATGGGAACGATGATCTGCGGCACTTAGTATTTGCGATATCGCAAACGCATCGCTGGGGATATCCGTTGCCGCTGCATTTCGCTTCTGCGGTTTCTGGGATACCAAGCGAAGTTATTGTAAAATACTGTTTGGATGATGGCGTATTGTCAGATATTCTTTTTGTGGAGCGCAGAGGAATTAGATTTAGGCATCGAATTCTGGCGGAGCGTGTCTTTGAAAGGAACAGGAATTTTGATCTTATGGCTGCAGTTGCAAGAGATCTGGTTGCAGCCATATCGCCGGTTGTTAACATTCAAGCAATACAGGCTAAGTCGTATGCTCATCGCATATGTAAAGTTCTGATGGAGCGAAGGAGTGTTTACGCGACTCTTGGCGGTGATATCGATAAAGCAAGGGACTGGTACGGGAGCGTGGAGCCGTTTTTTGGATGGAACTCGCGCTTTTGGGAGCAGAGAGCGCTACTAGAGCTAGAGGCGTACAACTATTCGGCTGCATATTCATTTTCGCGCGCTGCCGTTGACAAGGAGCGTCATGCGTTTCCGCTCACCACGTTCGGAACTACTTGCTTAATTATCGCTGGTCACAGGGGCGAATATTCCCTTGATGAGGCATTTAAGTTTTACAAAGAGGGTGAGGCGGCGCTTCAGTTGGCTATGGTGGAAGGGCGTTTCCAGCCAGAGACCTTGCTTAAGCCGGTTGAAACATTTTTCCTGCATGCCGAACGGCTTTGGCCACTACTTTCCCAAAGGCCGGATATGCGTCGAAGAGTTCAAGATGACTGGCGCCAATGGCTTAGGCACGCTGAGGATGTTGGCTATTTTCGGCACAAGCCAGAGCTGGAAGCGGAGTATCAGGGGTGGCTTCTCAAGACGGCCCTAAAATAG
- a CDS encoding carboxypeptidase-like regulatory domain-containing protein codes for MTPRRLTPALLTLLAATLGLTAPARAADDEGRLITRNTDGAWFLQQPEGTPGKGCVARFTAAKKDQSQLALIGPSAKTPSGALLLHGPRIAAPPAAKEVSVQVQQDGLPPATMRGALMPASGAKGGGFVMIPIGDLKQTMASMRAKETGMTARVDGVDVFALSYDGLDQARSAMLDCLAGKPYTGGKSLAEATSEIRLVGTGTIAGTAFYKGAMLAKKQYPPKGSQRVGLIHMSDEFKQWFETVKQSQKMPDRIPERIAKHFMFATILDDQGSFRFTRLPPGEYLLIADFSYKETVTRSEVTGRTDVFVGNQHIGSNDQVAYWFEDVKKNTTFSKTVHLKDGEALQVSLDKSMLGCFFICR; via the coding sequence ATGACGCCTCGTCGCCTGACCCCCGCACTGCTCACCCTGCTGGCCGCCACCCTCGGCCTCACCGCCCCGGCACGCGCCGCCGACGACGAAGGCCGCCTCATCACCCGCAACACCGACGGCGCCTGGTTCCTGCAGCAGCCCGAAGGCACGCCCGGCAAGGGCTGCGTGGCCCGCTTCACCGCCGCCAAGAAGGACCAGTCGCAACTGGCCCTGATCGGCCCCAGCGCCAAGACGCCCAGCGGCGCCCTCCTGCTGCACGGCCCCCGCATCGCCGCACCCCCGGCCGCGAAGGAAGTCAGCGTGCAGGTGCAACAGGACGGCCTGCCGCCCGCCACGATGCGCGGCGCCCTGATGCCGGCCAGCGGCGCCAAGGGCGGCGGCTTCGTGATGATCCCTATCGGCGACCTGAAACAGACCATGGCCTCCATGCGCGCCAAGGAAACCGGCATGACCGCGCGCGTGGACGGCGTGGACGTGTTCGCTCTGTCCTACGACGGCCTGGACCAGGCGCGCAGCGCCATGCTCGACTGCCTGGCCGGCAAGCCCTACACCGGCGGCAAGAGCCTGGCCGAAGCCACGTCGGAGATTCGGCTGGTGGGCACCGGCACCATCGCCGGCACCGCCTTCTACAAGGGCGCGATGCTGGCCAAGAAGCAGTACCCGCCGAAGGGCAGCCAGCGGGTGGGGCTGATCCACATGAGCGACGAGTTCAAGCAGTGGTTCGAGACGGTCAAGCAGAGCCAGAAGATGCCCGACCGGATCCCCGAGCGCATCGCCAAGCACTTCATGTTCGCCACCATCCTGGACGACCAGGGCAGCTTCCGCTTCACCCGGCTGCCGCCCGGCGAGTACCTGCTGATCGCCGACTTCTCCTACAAGGAGACCGTGACCCGCAGCGAAGTGACCGGCCGCACCGACGTGTTTGTCGGCAACCAGCACATCGGCTCCAACGACCAGGTCGCCTACTGGTTCGAGGACGTGAAGAAGAACACCACCTTCTCCAAGACCGTGCACCTCAAGGACGGCGAAGCCCTGCAGGTGAGCCTGGACAAGTCGATGCTGGGCTGCTTCTTCATCTGCCGCTGA
- a CDS encoding autorepressor SdpR family transcription factor, with product MSQVFRALSDPTRRQVLQLLRQGPLSAGELSDQFDVSKPTMSAHFAVLKEADLVHAEKVGKSVIYHLKLSVLEDALLGFVHSFGAGSTAPKSKKGAAK from the coding sequence ATGAGCCAGGTCTTCCGCGCCCTTTCCGATCCCACCCGCCGCCAGGTGCTGCAGTTGCTGCGTCAGGGGCCGCTGAGCGCGGGCGAGCTGAGCGACCAGTTCGACGTGTCCAAGCCGACCATGTCGGCGCACTTCGCGGTGTTGAAGGAGGCCGACCTGGTGCATGCGGAAAAGGTCGGCAAGTCGGTGATCTACCACCTGAAGCTGTCGGTGCTCGAAGACGCACTGCTCGGCTTCGTCCACTCCTTCGGTGCGGGCAGTACCGCGCCGAAGTCCAAGAAAGGAGCTGCGAAATGA
- a CDS encoding amidohydrolase family protein yields MLRALVLSLCLISPMAVAATPVFDVHVHLRDGETSLQQYRDDVRAAGLDLSGIGVMWFGGPHQARQGELAKIRAGNDRVIALAAQHADVLPIATVHPYDGDAALTELARVAAAGVKVLKIHAHTQGFDVADPRVEALARRAGELGVTVLMDNANILPGDSEKLFNLVVRVPKTTFILAHIGGLNFRFWNILALARTADGFGFENLYFDISATVLVVADSPVEEEFLWTLRNVGLDHVLLGSDYPQIGLGRTVEAFERLDLSDDEKAKIRSVNAKKLFGR; encoded by the coding sequence ATGCTGCGCGCGCTGGTCCTGTCGCTGTGCCTGATATCCCCGATGGCGGTCGCCGCCACCCCCGTGTTCGACGTCCACGTCCACCTGCGCGATGGCGAAACTTCCTTGCAGCAGTACCGCGACGACGTGCGCGCCGCCGGTCTGGACCTGTCGGGCATCGGCGTGATGTGGTTCGGCGGCCCGCACCAGGCCCGGCAGGGCGAGCTGGCGAAGATCCGCGCCGGCAACGACCGCGTGATCGCCCTGGCCGCGCAGCACGCCGACGTGCTGCCCATCGCCACCGTCCACCCCTACGACGGCGACGCCGCGCTGACCGAACTGGCCCGTGTGGCCGCCGCCGGGGTGAAGGTGCTGAAGATCCACGCGCATACCCAAGGCTTCGACGTGGCCGACCCGCGCGTGGAAGCGCTCGCGCGCCGCGCCGGCGAACTCGGCGTCACCGTGCTGATGGACAACGCCAACATCCTGCCCGGCGACAGCGAGAAGCTGTTCAACCTGGTGGTGCGCGTGCCGAAGACGACCTTCATCCTCGCCCACATCGGCGGCCTCAACTTCCGCTTCTGGAACATCCTCGCCCTGGCGCGCACCGCCGACGGCTTCGGCTTCGAGAACCTCTACTTCGACATTTCCGCCACCGTGCTGGTGGTGGCCGATTCCCCGGTGGAAGAAGAATTCCTCTGGACCCTGCGCAACGTCGGCCTCGACCACGTGCTGCTCGGCTCCGACTACCCGCAGATCGGCCTCGGCCGCACCGTCGAAGCATTCGAACGCCTGGACCTGAGCGACGACGAGAAAGCGAAGATCCGTAGTGTCAACGCGAAAAAGTTGTTCGGACGCTGA
- a CDS encoding AraC family transcriptional regulator: MTPAAIDAAPRPVVAWTVSEYPRDRQRVAIPQVEAQIVVRFGPTLPDGVDVHAVGPRTQVQRKFIRGGQRAVLARLRPGTYEAALSISATELPSTPVPLDALWGPAAVHRLREQLADAADTQAAGAMLEAAVSARAARQPTLDVAPAFLPAALDRLQVASLSQVVRELGISERHLRRVLHDTLGLSPKTYARLKRFAQAVRVAQSTDTVNWSAIAADTGYYDQAHLIAEFHAIAGNTPRALLAELREADADAADRRPDVLPLP; the protein is encoded by the coding sequence GTGACCCCTGCCGCTATCGATGCCGCCCCGCGTCCGGTCGTCGCGTGGACGGTAAGCGAGTACCCGCGCGACCGGCAGCGCGTCGCCATCCCGCAGGTGGAAGCGCAGATCGTCGTGCGCTTCGGCCCGACCCTGCCCGACGGCGTCGACGTGCATGCGGTGGGGCCCCGCACCCAGGTGCAGCGCAAGTTCATCCGTGGCGGACAGCGCGCGGTGCTCGCGCGCCTGCGACCCGGCACCTACGAAGCCGCCCTGAGCATCTCCGCCACCGAGTTGCCAAGCACGCCGGTGCCGCTGGACGCCTTGTGGGGACCGGCCGCCGTCCACCGCCTGCGCGAACAACTGGCCGATGCCGCCGATACGCAGGCCGCCGGCGCGATGCTGGAAGCGGCAGTGTCGGCGCGTGCGGCGCGGCAGCCTACGCTCGATGTGGCACCGGCGTTCCTCCCCGCGGCGCTGGATCGGCTGCAGGTCGCCAGCCTCAGCCAGGTCGTGCGCGAGTTGGGTATCAGCGAGCGCCACCTGCGCCGCGTGCTGCACGACACACTCGGCCTCAGCCCCAAGACCTATGCACGCCTGAAGCGCTTCGCGCAGGCGGTGCGCGTCGCGCAATCCACCGACACGGTCAACTGGTCCGCCATCGCCGCCGACACCGGCTACTACGACCAGGCCCACCTGATCGCCGAGTTCCACGCCATCGCCGGCAACACACCGCGCGCGTTGCTGGCGGAGCTGCGCGAGGCCGATGCCGACGCAGCCGATCGCCGACCCGACGTACTCCCGCTTCCGTAG